The following are encoded together in the Geobacter sulfurreducens PCA genome:
- a CDS encoding exosortase system-associated protein, TIGR04073 family, producing MRAVIASVALVAVLIAGQWAPVYAGGVRSVDNASAQEVVDGMAGKFGRGVANVATGWAEFPKQIYVTWSEDGAGRGLLIGPLKGVGMTLVRTLAGVGEVATFFLAWPGFYDAYLDPPYVWQKE from the coding sequence ATGAGGGCGGTTATCGCCTCGGTGGCACTGGTTGCAGTGTTGATCGCCGGGCAATGGGCGCCTGTGTACGCTGGCGGCGTGCGCTCCGTGGACAACGCTTCGGCCCAGGAGGTGGTCGACGGCATGGCCGGCAAATTCGGCCGGGGCGTTGCCAATGTTGCCACGGGGTGGGCTGAGTTTCCCAAGCAGATTTACGTCACGTGGTCCGAGGACGGTGCCGGCAGGGGGCTGCTGATCGGTCCCCTCAAGGGGGTCGGGATGACCCTGGTGCGGACTCTGGCCGGGGTCGGTGAAGTGGCCACCTTCTTTCTCGCCTGGCCCGGCTTCTACGACGCGTACCTTGATCCTCCTTACGTATGGCAGAAAGAGTAG
- a CDS encoding exosortase system-associated protein, TIGR04073 family, which produces MRAFALLLALALVLSVSAPVLAQDGPKPEFIVEKMAYKFVRGVTNVATAIVELPKQSYLSVRDRGAVGYVVGPLKGVGMTVYRGFMGAAEAIFFPVPQPGYYDPMIEPEYVWMGWDEARDDRLRSAAGKPDASGGEGK; this is translated from the coding sequence ATGCGCGCTTTCGCACTGTTGCTCGCCCTTGCCCTGGTGTTGTCCGTCTCTGCCCCCGTTCTGGCCCAGGACGGACCCAAGCCCGAGTTCATCGTGGAGAAAATGGCCTACAAATTCGTCCGGGGTGTCACCAATGTCGCCACGGCCATTGTGGAGCTCCCCAAACAGTCGTATCTGAGTGTGAGGGATCGCGGCGCCGTCGGCTACGTGGTCGGTCCGCTCAAAGGGGTCGGCATGACTGTCTACCGGGGATTCATGGGAGCGGCGGAGGCGATTTTCTTCCCTGTTCCCCAGCCGGGCTACTATGATCCGATGATCGAGCCCGAATATGTCTGGATGGGATGGGATGAGGCACGGGACGACAGGCTCCGGTCAGCTGCTGGCAAGCCGGATGCCTCCGGCGGGGAGGGCAAATGA
- a CDS encoding DNA polymerase domain-containing protein — MNDLERTDNRLLFGADDTAGIVAAELAGRFVRLFIRTPRGVVVRDDPFHPFILLTDPSLLDGFRDEVTFHPLSGPGELRFMALFRDWHGCAAARDFLARHTGQNPSAPGAPYLYLSDPVHQHFLLTGKTFFKGFEFGHLRRLALDIETSCGEGFEFSNPDREDDRILSIALMEEGGYEAFLSATEMDEREMLERLGGIIRERDPDVIEGHNIFRFDLEYIRARAARHGVKLAWGRDGSIPRVHPSRFSVAERLIDYPRWDVYGRTVIDTYFLVQIHDVSSRDLESYGLKQAAIHFGLAAPDRVYLDRQAMDEVFRSDPERMKRYNLDDTRETLALSRLLSYPWFLQARIFPYTYQTSVIRGNATKINALFLREYLHRREAVPLPGGGDGAGLEGGYVELRETGILGPIVHCDVTSLYPSLMLARKIAPAREHLGLFLPLLEELRRFRLTAKARAREESDPHRRDYYAALQQTFKVLINSFYGYLGAPLHHFADPAAAAEVTRAGRQLIGAMLDWLQDRGARPVEVDTDGVYFIPPPGVSGEEAESALVRALSATLPAGIEVELAGRYRAMFSYKAKNYALLGHDGRITVRGSALRSRGIERYLREFMGEMIRLLLTDEAQKVPVLYDDYVHRIREHRFPVEWLVRTETLGESPATYQQKVRAGKRNPSAAFEIALRADRPYRAGDQISYYVTGRGKGVTVYEQSAPVFRYDPARPDENVDYYVDKLAQLMKKFAPFLPRERTLFD, encoded by the coding sequence ATGAACGACCTGGAACGGACCGACAATCGTCTCCTCTTCGGCGCCGACGACACCGCCGGGATCGTGGCAGCGGAACTGGCCGGGCGGTTCGTCCGTCTTTTCATCCGGACTCCCCGCGGGGTCGTGGTCAGGGACGATCCCTTCCACCCGTTCATCCTCCTGACGGACCCATCGCTCTTGGATGGATTCCGGGATGAGGTGACCTTTCACCCGCTTTCCGGACCGGGCGAGCTCCGGTTTATGGCACTGTTTCGCGATTGGCACGGCTGCGCCGCGGCCCGTGATTTTCTGGCCCGCCATACCGGTCAAAACCCGTCGGCGCCCGGCGCCCCCTACCTCTATCTGTCGGACCCGGTCCACCAGCACTTTCTGCTCACAGGCAAGACCTTTTTCAAGGGATTTGAGTTCGGGCACCTGCGGCGGCTCGCCCTGGACATCGAGACCTCCTGCGGCGAGGGGTTCGAGTTCTCCAACCCGGACCGGGAAGATGACCGGATTCTCTCCATTGCTCTGATGGAGGAGGGCGGGTACGAAGCGTTCCTGTCGGCGACGGAGATGGACGAGCGGGAGATGCTCGAACGGCTGGGCGGGATCATCCGGGAACGTGATCCGGATGTGATCGAGGGGCACAATATCTTTCGCTTCGACCTGGAGTACATCCGGGCACGGGCTGCCCGCCACGGGGTAAAGCTTGCCTGGGGGAGGGACGGGAGCATCCCCCGGGTTCACCCTTCGCGCTTCTCCGTGGCTGAGCGGCTCATCGACTACCCGCGCTGGGACGTCTACGGCAGGACGGTCATCGATACCTACTTCCTCGTCCAGATCCACGACGTGTCGAGCAGGGATCTGGAAAGCTACGGTCTCAAGCAGGCGGCCATCCACTTCGGCCTGGCCGCGCCGGACCGGGTCTATCTGGACCGACAGGCCATGGACGAGGTATTCCGTTCCGATCCGGAGCGCATGAAGCGCTACAACCTGGACGACACCCGCGAGACTCTGGCCCTGTCCCGGCTCCTGTCCTACCCCTGGTTCCTCCAGGCGCGCATCTTTCCCTACACCTACCAGACATCGGTCATCAGGGGGAACGCCACCAAGATCAATGCCCTCTTCCTGCGCGAGTACCTGCACCGGCGCGAGGCGGTGCCGCTGCCTGGTGGGGGTGACGGTGCAGGTCTTGAAGGGGGGTATGTGGAGCTACGGGAGACCGGCATTCTCGGTCCCATTGTCCACTGTGACGTGACCTCCCTCTATCCGTCGCTCATGCTTGCCCGGAAGATCGCTCCGGCCCGGGAGCACCTTGGTCTGTTCCTCCCCCTTCTGGAGGAGCTTCGCCGGTTCCGGCTGACAGCCAAGGCGCGCGCCCGGGAAGAGTCAGATCCCCATCGGCGCGACTACTACGCGGCGCTCCAGCAAACCTTCAAGGTTCTCATCAACTCCTTTTATGGCTACCTGGGCGCGCCCCTCCACCACTTTGCCGATCCGGCTGCCGCCGCCGAGGTTACCCGGGCGGGCCGGCAGCTCATCGGGGCCATGCTTGACTGGTTACAGGACAGGGGTGCCCGCCCGGTGGAGGTGGACACGGACGGCGTCTACTTTATTCCGCCCCCCGGCGTAAGCGGCGAAGAGGCCGAGTCCGCTCTGGTCCGCGCCCTTTCCGCTACGCTCCCGGCCGGCATTGAGGTCGAGCTGGCCGGCCGCTACCGTGCCATGTTTTCCTATAAAGCCAAAAACTACGCTCTGCTCGGCCATGACGGCCGGATCACCGTGCGGGGGAGCGCCCTCCGTTCGCGGGGGATCGAGCGCTACCTGCGCGAGTTCATGGGGGAGATGATCCGCCTCCTCCTGACGGACGAGGCGCAGAAGGTACCGGTCCTGTACGATGACTACGTCCACCGTATCCGCGAACACCGGTTTCCTGTGGAATGGCTCGTCCGCACCGAGACCCTCGGCGAGTCGCCGGCCACGTACCAGCAGAAGGTCCGCGCCGGAAAACGCAATCCCTCCGCGGCCTTCGAGATAGCGCTCCGCGCCGACCGGCCGTATCGGGCCGGCGATCAGATCAGCTATTACGTCACGGGACGGGGGAAAGGGGTAACCGTCTACGAGCAGAGCGCACCGGTCTTCCGGTACGACCCGGCCCGTCCCGACGAGAACGTGGACTATTATGTCGACAAGCTGGCCCAGCTCATGAAAAAATTTGCCCCCTTTCTCCCCCGGGAACGGACCCTGTTCGACTGA
- a CDS encoding peroxiredoxin: protein MCMCTLVTKEAPDFTADAVMPDNTFGTVKLSSYRGKYVVLFFYPLDFTFVCPSEILAFNKKLDQFKAKNCEVIGVSVDSKFTHMAWKNTPVENGGIGNIQYPLVADLKKEIATQYGVLFEGAGVALRGLFLIDTKGVVRHAVINDLPLGRSVDEALRMVDALQFVETHGDQVCPANWKEGDEAMKPTASGVAEYLAKHSVG from the coding sequence ATGTGCATGTGTACGCTTGTTACCAAGGAGGCCCCTGACTTCACCGCCGACGCGGTTATGCCCGACAATACCTTCGGCACGGTCAAGCTGTCGAGCTACCGCGGAAAATATGTGGTCCTCTTTTTCTATCCTCTTGATTTCACTTTTGTCTGCCCGTCTGAGATTCTTGCATTCAATAAGAAGCTGGATCAGTTCAAGGCTAAGAACTGCGAGGTGATCGGGGTTTCAGTCGATTCCAAGTTCACCCACATGGCGTGGAAGAACACCCCGGTGGAGAACGGCGGTATCGGCAACATCCAGTATCCGCTGGTAGCCGATCTCAAGAAGGAGATCGCCACCCAGTACGGCGTCCTCTTCGAAGGCGCAGGGGTTGCCCTGCGCGGCCTGTTCCTTATCGATACCAAGGGGGTTGTCCGTCACGCCGTGATCAACGACCTGCCTCTCGGCCGCAGCGTTGACGAGGCCCTCCGCATGGTCGATGCGCTTCAGTTCGTGGAAACCCACGGCGATCAGGTTTGCCCGGCCAACTGGAAGGAAGGGGACGAGGCCATGAAGCCGACCGCTTCCGGCGTGGCCGAGTACCTGGCAAAGCACTCCGTGGGGTAG
- a CDS encoding ATP-binding protein translates to MIRKIVEIDQEKCNGCGICVPACAEGAIRIENGKAVLAADNLCDGLGACLGECPLDAIRIIERDADEFDEAAVEAHLGQTSRESHHAAHQPAPVHGGCPGSRAMVLDRPATESVRDVPRQESRLRQWPVQLHLVPTSAPYFRNADLLIAADCVPFAYADFHREFLDGRAVVVGCPKLDDNRFYTEKLTELIRVNDLKSITVVRMEVPCCGGIVMAARQALAASSKDIPLREVTVGISGELKGA, encoded by the coding sequence ATGATCAGAAAGATCGTGGAGATTGACCAGGAAAAGTGCAACGGCTGCGGCATCTGTGTTCCGGCCTGTGCCGAGGGGGCCATCAGGATAGAAAACGGCAAGGCGGTGCTGGCTGCCGACAATCTGTGCGACGGCCTCGGCGCCTGTCTGGGTGAGTGTCCTCTGGACGCCATCCGGATCATCGAGCGGGACGCGGACGAGTTCGATGAGGCGGCGGTGGAGGCTCACCTGGGCCAGACGAGTCGCGAATCCCATCACGCCGCCCATCAGCCGGCTCCGGTTCACGGCGGCTGTCCCGGGTCGCGAGCCATGGTCCTCGATCGCCCGGCAACGGAGAGCGTCCGGGATGTTCCGCGCCAGGAAAGCCGGCTCCGTCAGTGGCCCGTCCAACTGCACCTGGTGCCGACCTCCGCCCCGTACTTCCGGAACGCGGACCTGCTCATCGCCGCCGACTGCGTTCCCTTTGCCTATGCCGATTTTCATCGGGAGTTCCTGGACGGCCGCGCGGTGGTGGTGGGCTGTCCCAAGCTGGATGACAATCGTTTCTACACCGAGAAGCTTACTGAGCTGATCCGCGTCAATGACCTTAAAAGTATCACCGTGGTCCGAATGGAAGTGCCCTGTTGCGGCGGTATCGTCATGGCGGCCCGCCAGGCCCTGGCGGCATCGAGCAAGGATATCCCCCTGCGCGAGGTGACCGTGGGCATCAGTGGTGAGTTGAAGGGGGCATAG
- a CDS encoding nitrous oxide-stimulated promoter family protein gives METFTPGQQKDFKVLIDFVRVYCHANHDPAAREPFAVPPELERRYRKGVRLCPDCAALLYHGIAKRRKCPLDPKPSCKHCRIHCYSREYRAKIREVMAFSGRRMIMRGRLDYLWHYFF, from the coding sequence ATGGAAACGTTCACCCCCGGTCAGCAGAAGGATTTCAAAGTCCTCATCGATTTTGTCAGGGTCTACTGCCACGCCAACCACGACCCTGCTGCGCGGGAACCCTTCGCGGTTCCGCCGGAGCTCGAGAGGCGTTACCGCAAAGGCGTCAGGCTCTGCCCGGATTGCGCCGCACTCCTCTACCACGGCATTGCTAAGCGGCGAAAGTGTCCGCTGGACCCCAAGCCGTCGTGCAAGCATTGCCGCATCCACTGCTACAGCAGGGAATACCGGGCAAAAATCCGCGAAGTGATGGCCTTTTCGGGGCGGCGGATGATCATGCGGGGCCGGCTCGATTACCTCTGGCACTATTTCTTTTGA
- the pcnB gene encoding polynucleotide adenylyltransferase PcnB, protein MNPPMSIEPVIIPRANHPISRSLVSPNALRVLYRLRDNGFIAYLVGGCVRDLLLGREPKDFDVATDATPNQIKRIFRNCRLVGRRFRLAHIHFTDEIIEVATFRALSPPEQGEGEPVADETGQRGGDEAERLRPPRHLVSDEGMVLRDNVFGTPGEDALRRDFTVNALAYCIADFSIIDYAGGMEDLQRGMIRTIGDPRVRFTEDPVRMLRAVRFAAVLGFAVEEETWQAMLDLAPAITRATAPRLYEEMLKLFLSGEGERAYQLLRQTGLFAHLFPGFEAWLGEETDGFPHARTGSALEWVDSQVGSGEPVSPPLLLALLFGGYLEEQSERFMGQGASPLDAVSAAVAAFLGEQAPLVAVPHRIGLAMREILALQQRLHRIPGKRPQAVLARASFAEAMAYLRCRCAMNGEDSPVLAWWERYARDSVMPPVEPCSAGGETKKPRRRRRRRGVRKAAPQ, encoded by the coding sequence ATGAATCCCCCCATGAGCATCGAACCGGTCATCATTCCCCGCGCCAACCACCCCATCTCCCGCTCCCTCGTCAGCCCCAACGCCCTCCGGGTCCTCTACCGTCTCCGGGACAACGGCTTTATCGCCTACCTGGTGGGGGGATGCGTCCGGGATCTGCTGCTGGGGCGCGAACCCAAGGATTTCGACGTGGCAACCGACGCCACGCCCAACCAGATCAAGCGCATCTTCCGCAACTGCCGGCTGGTGGGGCGCCGTTTCAGGCTCGCCCACATTCACTTTACCGACGAAATCATCGAGGTGGCCACCTTCCGCGCGTTGTCTCCCCCCGAACAAGGTGAAGGCGAGCCGGTTGCCGATGAGACTGGACAACGGGGTGGAGATGAAGCGGAACGCCTCCGTCCGCCACGCCACCTGGTGAGCGACGAGGGAATGGTCCTGCGGGACAATGTTTTCGGAACCCCGGGCGAGGATGCCCTGCGCCGGGATTTCACCGTCAATGCCCTGGCCTACTGCATCGCCGACTTTTCGATCATCGACTACGCGGGGGGCATGGAAGATCTGCAGCGGGGGATGATCCGCACCATCGGCGATCCGCGGGTCCGCTTCACCGAGGACCCGGTCCGGATGCTCCGGGCGGTCAGGTTCGCTGCCGTGCTGGGGTTCGCCGTGGAGGAGGAGACCTGGCAGGCGATGCTCGATCTGGCACCGGCAATTACCAGGGCGACGGCGCCGCGGCTTTACGAGGAGATGCTCAAGCTCTTCCTGTCGGGGGAAGGTGAGCGGGCCTATCAGCTCCTGCGGCAGACCGGCCTCTTCGCGCACCTCTTCCCCGGCTTCGAGGCGTGGCTCGGCGAGGAAACCGACGGGTTCCCCCACGCCCGGACCGGCAGTGCCCTCGAATGGGTAGACTCACAGGTGGGCAGCGGCGAGCCGGTGTCACCACCGCTCCTCCTCGCGCTCCTCTTTGGCGGGTACCTGGAAGAACAGTCCGAACGCTTCATGGGCCAGGGGGCTTCTCCCCTGGACGCGGTGAGTGCCGCCGTGGCGGCCTTTCTGGGTGAGCAGGCGCCGCTGGTGGCAGTGCCGCACCGGATCGGGCTTGCCATGCGCGAGATTCTCGCCCTCCAGCAGCGACTGCACAGGATACCCGGCAAACGCCCCCAGGCGGTTCTGGCCCGGGCCAGCTTTGCCGAGGCAATGGCCTACCTCCGCTGCCGTTGCGCCATGAACGGCGAGGACAGCCCGGTTCTCGCGTGGTGGGAGCGCTACGCCCGCGACAGCGTCATGCCTCCCGTGGAACCCTGTTCAGCCGGAGGCGAGACAAAGAAACCACGGCGGCGTCGCCGGCGGCGCGGCGTCAGGAAGGCGGCTCCGCAGTGA
- a CDS encoding YbgA family protein has product MPTPIKIGVSSCLLGEKVRYDGGHKHDRYITDTLGRFFEFVSVCPEAECGMPIPREAMRLEADGGEVRLVTSRSRVDKTEQMLDFCRRKVLELESEDLCGFIFKKDSPSSGLFNVKLYRRGMPTKAGRGLFADAVTKHFPLLPVEEEGRLHDMGLREHFIERVFAFRRWKDLLLGGKSLGRLVAFHADHKLLIMAHSPEVYREMGALVARGKELGCDDLFACYQELFMKALSLHATVRKNTNVLQHIAGYFKKQLTREEKAELQEVIGEYHRHLVPLIVPVTLLRHYVKKYGQEYLLKQVYLSPTPLELMLRNHV; this is encoded by the coding sequence ATGCCCACACCCATCAAAATCGGGGTCAGCTCCTGCCTGCTCGGCGAGAAGGTTCGTTATGACGGAGGCCACAAGCATGACCGCTACATCACCGATACGCTCGGCAGGTTCTTCGAATTCGTCTCCGTGTGCCCCGAAGCGGAGTGTGGCATGCCGATCCCGCGCGAGGCCATGAGGCTTGAGGCGGATGGGGGAGAGGTTCGGCTGGTTACGTCCAGGAGCAGGGTAGACAAGACGGAGCAGATGCTCGATTTTTGCCGCAGAAAGGTGCTTGAGCTGGAGAGTGAAGACCTGTGCGGTTTCATCTTCAAGAAGGATTCCCCCAGTTCCGGTCTGTTCAACGTAAAACTCTATCGCCGGGGGATGCCGACCAAGGCAGGGCGGGGCCTCTTTGCTGACGCGGTTACGAAGCATTTTCCCCTGCTGCCCGTGGAAGAGGAGGGGCGGCTCCATGATATGGGGCTACGGGAGCATTTCATTGAACGGGTCTTTGCCTTTCGCCGGTGGAAGGATCTGCTGCTGGGAGGGAAGTCCCTGGGGCGCCTCGTGGCGTTCCATGCCGACCACAAGCTCCTGATCATGGCCCACAGTCCGGAGGTTTACCGGGAGATGGGAGCACTCGTGGCCCGTGGCAAAGAGCTGGGATGCGACGATCTGTTCGCCTGCTACCAGGAGCTTTTCATGAAGGCACTGTCGCTCCATGCCACGGTGCGCAAGAACACCAACGTGCTTCAGCACATCGCCGGCTATTTCAAAAAACAGCTGACGCGGGAGGAAAAGGCTGAACTCCAGGAGGTCATCGGGGAGTACCACCGGCACCTGGTACCCCTCATTGTGCCGGTGACGTTGCTGAGACACTACGTGAAAAAGTACGGCCAGGAGTATCTGTTGAAGCAGGTCTACCTCAGTCCCACTCCTCTGGAACTGATGCTGCGCAATCATGTCTAG
- a CDS encoding GAF domain-containing sensor histidine kinase — protein MEWKCCWNRNVIEPADCPNIGEGEEILFSSLQRRVIEKCVDCPLFAEDLKALRDSGHPLAAVLPIVVAELQEQRSRLQSMVGFLDSKDREIKFLHEISLVLQTSVDLDEVLSVVMTAITAGKGFGMNRAFLLLTDKERKHLRGYLGVGPRNYGEAWFIWDEISRDDFTLKEMAKNFYQTKFTSEKQKFHDILENLTIPLSEHDHILVRALREKKPLLVENAFHNPDCDYSLTQTLGVDTFLITPLVSRNRRIGVIISDNCVTHKPITPQDVQSLETFAFPVAFAIERASLYERLQEELLKVTAANVKLKEQQELIVRMERMALVGKITSSIAHSIRNPLMIIGGFARTLLKGTDEGDPRREYLESIVREARQLDEVLDEVLSYSDSLYPTLDSWDVNQLVSTGCRELDSRLQERRIACRLRLDAELPSARIDYKQVSFCLRSILTSSMDRMPDGGEIVIETRLEGGWIVVEVRDTGRPGSSNGMSTFSSFAPPQELGGGLGLEVCKAIMEKHGNSLIIETPPDGGARYVLKLPVNREEEPHGTIVGG, from the coding sequence GTGGAGTGGAAGTGCTGCTGGAACAGAAACGTTATTGAGCCGGCCGATTGCCCAAACATCGGCGAAGGCGAGGAAATCCTCTTTTCATCCCTCCAACGCAGAGTGATCGAAAAATGCGTGGATTGCCCGCTGTTCGCCGAAGACCTGAAGGCACTGCGCGACTCGGGGCACCCCCTCGCGGCAGTGCTCCCCATTGTGGTGGCTGAGCTCCAGGAACAGCGGAGCCGACTCCAGTCCATGGTCGGCTTCCTGGACAGCAAGGATCGGGAAATCAAGTTCCTGCACGAAATCAGCCTCGTGCTCCAGACCTCGGTGGACCTGGATGAAGTGCTGTCGGTGGTCATGACCGCCATCACCGCCGGCAAGGGGTTCGGCATGAACCGGGCCTTTCTGCTGCTGACCGACAAGGAGCGCAAGCACCTGCGGGGCTATCTGGGGGTTGGGCCGCGGAACTACGGCGAGGCGTGGTTCATCTGGGATGAGATCAGCCGCGACGACTTCACCCTCAAGGAGATGGCGAAGAACTTCTACCAGACCAAATTCACCAGTGAGAAGCAGAAGTTTCACGACATTCTGGAAAACCTCACCATCCCCTTGTCGGAACATGATCACATCTTGGTCCGTGCGTTGAGGGAGAAGAAACCGCTCCTGGTCGAAAACGCTTTCCACAATCCAGACTGCGACTACTCCCTGACCCAGACCCTGGGGGTCGACACCTTTCTCATCACGCCGCTGGTCTCGCGCAACCGGAGAATCGGCGTCATCATTTCCGACAACTGCGTGACCCATAAACCGATTACCCCCCAGGATGTCCAGTCCCTGGAGACCTTCGCCTTTCCCGTTGCCTTCGCCATCGAACGGGCATCCCTGTACGAACGGCTCCAGGAAGAGCTCCTCAAGGTGACGGCGGCCAACGTCAAGCTCAAGGAACAGCAGGAGCTGATCGTCCGGATGGAACGGATGGCGCTCGTGGGCAAGATCACGTCGAGCATCGCCCACTCCATCCGCAACCCCCTCATGATCATCGGCGGCTTCGCCCGCACGCTTCTCAAGGGCACCGATGAGGGTGACCCCCGGCGCGAGTATCTGGAATCCATCGTCCGCGAAGCCCGACAGTTGGACGAGGTGCTGGACGAAGTACTCAGCTACTCCGACTCCCTCTATCCCACCCTGGACTCATGGGACGTGAACCAGTTGGTAAGCACCGGTTGCCGGGAGCTGGACAGCCGCCTCCAGGAGCGTCGCATTGCCTGCCGGCTCCGCCTGGACGCCGAACTCCCGTCCGCCCGCATCGATTACAAACAGGTCTCCTTCTGCCTCCGCTCAATCCTGACCTCCAGCATGGACCGAATGCCCGACGGCGGTGAGATTGTCATCGAAACCCGACTGGAAGGCGGGTGGATCGTCGTCGAGGTGCGGGACACGGGACGGCCCGGCTCCTCGAACGGAATGAGCACATTCTCTTCCTTCGCACCGCCCCAGGAACTGGGAGGTGGCCTCGGCCTGGAAGTCTGCAAGGCAATCATGGAAAAACATGGCAACAGCCTCATCATCGAAACGCCTCCCGACGGGGGGGCCCGCTACGTGCTCAAACTACCGGTAAACAGGGAGGAGGAACCCCATGGCACGATTGTTGGTGGTTGA
- a CDS encoding response regulator, producing the protein MARLLVVDDENSIRLLYSQELAEEGHEVVTAATAAEAVDKIREHEFDLIVLDIKLKNESGLDLLQKVVKERHNLPVVLCTAFSCFKDDFSAWLADGYVVKSSDLSELKEEVKRVLAKRKPGKE; encoded by the coding sequence ATGGCACGATTGTTGGTGGTTGACGACGAAAACAGCATCCGGCTGCTCTATTCTCAGGAGCTGGCCGAAGAGGGACATGAGGTGGTGACCGCCGCCACGGCAGCCGAAGCGGTGGACAAGATCAGGGAGCACGAGTTCGACCTGATCGTGCTGGACATCAAACTGAAAAACGAGAGCGGCCTCGACCTGCTGCAGAAGGTGGTCAAGGAGCGGCACAACCTGCCGGTGGTCCTCTGCACAGCGTTCTCCTGCTTCAAGGATGACTTCTCCGCCTGGCTCGCCGACGGCTATGTGGTCAAATCCAGCGACCTGTCCGAACTGAAGGAAGAGGTCAAGCGAGTCCTGGCAAAGAGGAAGCCGGGCAAGGAATAA